A genomic stretch from Telmatocola sphagniphila includes:
- a CDS encoding tetratricopeptide repeat protein, whose product MDIPLSDLAPVRELYGKGLYLRAWKKAQELGPIKDWSNPAARLLGGRLVIQLGAPRLGHWLHLRAFRDNPTYHEAIYYNARYRFEKFGPLATWRFMRQHMEWYDAAPNVRADWIGLQGFIAGRLRDFDRAERLLNRADSTAPDRPWLLIERASVYEFSERYEEALACARRSQELSPYFRPGVQAEAHLLQRMGREQEALEVLERACEHIESGLVVAHLASGQLDLGMVEAARKNYERYAELSPLLEEDVQKWLAARRCDTAFFLGDLEMAKSQAPLAVLDKEPFYAQFAERLNNLSGPIPASIRLDQTPAGVAVRKSPVDTPPAELLAKFWGKTEGLFQPSDTPPSDGLPDIRERAWLESLGFSCVEAQFAPDTVYALLENGIPFLITLVDSGYTHSFVAMGCNRLRESIWMIDNGERKANEAPISPILERYASIGPRLLAILPAAEADRFEKIPFVERAEYDRLYRVLSALAKDDRATADGLLKERESSNQRLDLLGRLALARYDANPTRTVQQLDQLLSLYPNDVNFQLSRMNSLRELGRREERNRLTNEQVEKFDGEPLFAQYFAQMALADFRLYSPAITYLRRAIRKRQHNAGAYYLLASLLWEKREYEEATEVYRMAAALEDKDEQFAESYWRAARSQGQAPEAKRFLQARHNRAKARAAETTRALFYAYIEENEIDQGFQAIREAIAAEEQALSAANLDPERNKASILEEVGDLYLFLAEMRLNFNDADKVEEAMTEAEKRLSPVAFARGAARLASQQAKLLDAFKYNGLILEQEPRNLEAYRSQVRLVSDLEGREAAIAGLEAACKKFPHFYPLQQLLIEWHRSDNIPPGGSNEELPAEAVIRRMIADCPEDAWAHRELALHLASRGRCEEALVELDFAKNIEPESPSYYYTLGHVYARADRVEQAREAYEQVIRLSVDNDLAIGELVNLARGEEEKKEALEFIGEEIQKQPVVAEGLMSYRDQALQILEPEDILRVVQNVLDEKPEIWQAWSVAIQLLSMSGRMEEAKELAKGATETFPLVSRLWVDLAEICEATEDIETQLNALRRALEISPNWGFAARELSECLEESHPEEARVVLEQAVARSPLDPVNHGYLADHLWNVGESEEAFSRLCLALKLDPGYEWAWRALGEWAERMEDGDRALTTVREVAHLRPGDYRTWLALARMLSGPAHHDEALDALNRAIKLNARCIEAYDMKAERLAEIGRYDEAKTAATPSIFDPDPPMILQGRAAWVEARRGNLPQAIREMQALVTLEPHYYWGWQQLAEWHNEMNNSEEFLEATRKLVEMRPDSPVALAMRGEAKLQVGDKEGAHEDLREAQQLAPAYSYAGMLLFDSLIQEEEYEAARPVLAVLQEHVGGSGQPFVLARHAQLAARTQDEEGGESALREVCTLPCDSTWPINTAVSELRNAGYTKMVDRVLKEILETEPKFHPYILMSWIEGPSGQASEADEKLQMMDKVITAIPDSFQAYDMKAELLSRLGRYDEALQTCKPDVFPPDEIPLALRGRSAWVLGSQNRLDEAIAAMKTLLEEDPEYYWGWQQLANWYDSTGNHQEYLSAAESLVKLDPGNPASHAYRGEAKLYGGDRRGAKVDFQKAFELDNSYAFAGLHLIDEQLADGELEAANGTLARLQEHNDGPYIRLRALRLAARKKDAEGCRDIFRSLALDENAPAMVVNKMIESLQQSGYKAEVDNWLTELIDEPEATPIVGKLWIEHKAAQNDYDFESKLPELMERGEIGQEAVFAAVEACAKPNQRTRLDRLLEKYRPTLERDNRGWAKVALAYEAVNELKEGAKWIEDWPNRQPESPWIFHPPALILRALGQYEQAEEITRRALDLDDEDSSVPEFRVWLAFEETLRGKTEEANAQLKLSNVQQLSDTARIIYTLTETLILVQQTSPKHRRGAFDEARRRVKECIFTYAPKVKSPDLSKSYQRFIRCLAKEVGGIEAWLWSMKQKINPPV is encoded by the coding sequence ATGGATATCCCACTGTCGGATCTGGCGCCCGTCCGCGAATTGTACGGCAAAGGACTGTATCTTCGGGCATGGAAGAAAGCTCAGGAACTGGGCCCGATTAAGGATTGGTCCAACCCCGCCGCGCGCCTGCTGGGGGGCCGACTGGTAATCCAATTGGGCGCGCCGCGTCTGGGCCACTGGCTGCACCTGCGAGCCTTCCGCGATAATCCGACCTACCACGAAGCCATATACTACAACGCCCGCTACCGTTTCGAAAAATTCGGCCCCTTAGCCACCTGGCGCTTCATGCGCCAGCACATGGAATGGTACGATGCCGCCCCGAACGTCCGGGCCGACTGGATCGGCCTGCAAGGCTTCATCGCCGGCCGACTGCGCGACTTCGACCGAGCCGAACGTCTGCTGAACCGGGCCGATTCCACTGCCCCCGACCGGCCGTGGCTGTTGATCGAACGAGCCTCCGTCTACGAATTTTCCGAGCGCTATGAGGAAGCCCTCGCCTGTGCTCGCCGCAGCCAGGAACTTTCTCCCTATTTCCGGCCCGGCGTGCAGGCCGAAGCTCATCTGCTTCAGCGCATGGGTCGGGAGCAGGAAGCACTGGAAGTTTTGGAACGGGCTTGCGAGCATATCGAGAGCGGCCTCGTGGTGGCCCATCTGGCCAGTGGTCAACTCGACCTGGGGATGGTCGAAGCGGCCCGCAAGAATTACGAACGCTACGCCGAATTGTCGCCATTACTTGAAGAGGACGTCCAGAAATGGCTGGCGGCCCGGCGCTGCGACACGGCGTTCTTCCTGGGCGATCTGGAAATGGCCAAGAGTCAGGCTCCGCTGGCCGTGCTGGACAAGGAGCCCTTTTACGCTCAGTTCGCCGAACGACTGAACAATCTGTCCGGCCCAATCCCTGCGTCGATTCGGCTCGATCAAACCCCGGCCGGAGTTGCGGTTCGCAAATCGCCGGTCGACACCCCCCCCGCCGAACTTCTGGCGAAGTTCTGGGGCAAGACCGAAGGGCTTTTCCAACCTTCCGATACCCCTCCCTCCGATGGTCTTCCCGACATTCGTGAAAGAGCCTGGCTGGAATCGCTCGGGTTTAGCTGTGTGGAAGCTCAATTTGCACCCGATACGGTGTATGCACTGCTCGAAAACGGCATCCCCTTCCTGATTACCCTCGTCGATTCCGGCTACACCCATTCCTTCGTGGCCATGGGCTGCAACAGATTGCGCGAATCGATCTGGATGATCGACAACGGCGAACGCAAAGCCAACGAAGCTCCCATCTCCCCGATTCTGGAACGCTACGCTTCGATCGGTCCCCGGCTCCTGGCCATATTGCCCGCCGCCGAAGCGGATCGCTTTGAAAAAATCCCCTTCGTCGAGCGTGCGGAATACGACCGGCTCTATCGCGTACTCTCGGCCCTGGCCAAAGACGACCGCGCTACCGCGGACGGTCTGCTGAAAGAACGCGAGTCGAGCAATCAGCGGCTGGATTTACTCGGTCGACTGGCTCTCGCCCGTTACGATGCGAATCCGACCCGGACGGTTCAACAACTCGATCAACTGCTGAGCCTCTATCCCAACGATGTGAATTTCCAGCTGTCCCGGATGAACTCCCTGCGCGAACTCGGCCGTCGGGAGGAACGCAACCGGCTGACCAACGAACAGGTCGAAAAATTCGACGGTGAGCCGTTATTCGCACAATATTTTGCTCAAATGGCCCTGGCCGACTTCCGACTTTACAGCCCGGCTATCACGTACCTGCGCCGGGCGATCCGAAAACGACAGCACAATGCCGGCGCCTACTATTTGCTAGCCAGCCTGCTCTGGGAAAAGCGCGAATACGAAGAAGCGACCGAAGTCTATCGCATGGCCGCGGCGCTGGAAGACAAGGATGAACAGTTTGCCGAGAGTTACTGGCGTGCGGCCCGCAGCCAGGGACAGGCTCCCGAAGCCAAACGCTTCCTGCAAGCTCGTCACAATCGTGCCAAGGCGAGAGCCGCTGAGACGACTCGAGCGCTCTTCTACGCCTACATTGAAGAGAACGAAATCGACCAGGGCTTTCAGGCGATTCGCGAAGCCATTGCGGCCGAGGAACAGGCACTTTCCGCGGCCAATTTGGATCCCGAGCGGAATAAAGCTTCCATCCTTGAAGAAGTCGGCGACCTCTACCTATTCCTGGCCGAGATGCGGCTGAATTTCAACGATGCCGACAAAGTCGAAGAAGCCATGACGGAAGCCGAAAAACGGCTGAGCCCCGTTGCCTTCGCTCGCGGCGCGGCCCGACTGGCTTCCCAGCAAGCCAAACTCCTGGACGCGTTCAAATACAACGGTCTGATTCTGGAACAAGAACCCCGCAATCTGGAAGCCTACCGGAGTCAAGTCCGGCTCGTTTCCGATCTGGAAGGCCGGGAGGCCGCGATCGCCGGGCTGGAAGCGGCCTGCAAAAAATTCCCGCACTTCTACCCGCTCCAGCAACTTCTGATCGAGTGGCACCGCTCCGACAACATCCCTCCCGGCGGCAGCAACGAAGAACTCCCCGCCGAGGCGGTTATTCGACGGATGATTGCCGATTGCCCGGAGGATGCCTGGGCCCATCGGGAACTGGCGTTACACCTGGCCAGCCGGGGCCGCTGCGAAGAAGCACTTGTGGAACTCGATTTCGCCAAGAATATCGAACCCGAGAGTCCTTCTTACTATTACACTCTCGGCCACGTTTATGCTCGGGCCGATCGTGTCGAACAGGCCCGCGAAGCTTACGAACAGGTCATCCGACTTTCCGTCGATAACGACCTCGCTATTGGCGAACTTGTCAATCTCGCTCGCGGCGAAGAAGAAAAGAAGGAAGCTCTCGAGTTCATCGGGGAAGAAATCCAGAAGCAACCAGTCGTGGCCGAAGGGCTGATGTCCTACCGCGATCAGGCTCTGCAGATCCTCGAACCGGAAGATATTCTTCGCGTCGTTCAGAATGTCCTCGACGAGAAGCCGGAAATCTGGCAGGCGTGGTCGGTCGCCATTCAGCTGCTCTCGATGTCGGGCCGCATGGAAGAAGCCAAGGAACTGGCTAAAGGGGCCACCGAAACTTTCCCGCTGGTCAGTCGGCTGTGGGTCGATCTCGCGGAAATCTGCGAAGCTACCGAAGACATCGAAACGCAACTCAACGCACTCCGCCGAGCGTTGGAAATTTCGCCGAACTGGGGTTTCGCCGCCCGCGAACTTTCGGAATGCCTAGAAGAATCTCATCCGGAGGAAGCGCGGGTCGTGCTGGAACAGGCAGTGGCGCGTTCGCCGCTCGACCCGGTCAATCACGGCTACCTGGCCGATCACCTCTGGAACGTCGGTGAAAGCGAAGAGGCCTTCAGTCGTCTCTGCCTCGCTTTGAAACTCGACCCTGGCTACGAATGGGCCTGGCGGGCGCTCGGCGAATGGGCCGAACGGATGGAAGATGGCGACCGAGCCCTCACCACCGTTCGCGAAGTCGCCCACCTGCGGCCCGGCGACTACCGCACCTGGTTGGCTCTGGCCCGCATGCTCTCCGGCCCCGCCCATCACGATGAAGCCCTGGACGCTCTGAATCGGGCGATCAAACTGAACGCACGCTGCATCGAAGCCTACGACATGAAGGCGGAGCGGCTTGCGGAAATCGGCCGTTACGATGAAGCCAAGACCGCGGCCACTCCGTCGATTTTCGATCCCGATCCGCCCATGATTCTGCAGGGCCGGGCTGCCTGGGTCGAAGCACGCCGGGGGAACCTGCCTCAGGCGATACGGGAGATGCAGGCGCTGGTCACCCTCGAACCGCACTACTACTGGGGTTGGCAACAACTGGCCGAGTGGCACAACGAGATGAACAACTCGGAAGAGTTTCTCGAAGCGACTCGCAAGTTGGTGGAAATGCGACCCGATAGTCCGGTCGCATTGGCCATGCGCGGCGAAGCCAAGCTGCAGGTCGGCGATAAAGAGGGCGCTCACGAAGATCTGCGCGAAGCGCAACAACTGGCTCCCGCATATTCCTACGCCGGGATGCTGCTTTTCGATTCGCTCATTCAGGAAGAAGAATACGAAGCGGCTCGACCGGTGCTGGCCGTGCTTCAGGAACATGTCGGCGGCAGCGGCCAGCCATTCGTTCTGGCCCGCCATGCTCAACTGGCCGCCCGCACTCAGGACGAAGAGGGAGGCGAGAGCGCGCTTCGCGAAGTCTGTACCCTGCCCTGCGATTCCACCTGGCCCATCAACACGGCCGTCAGCGAGTTACGCAATGCGGGCTATACCAAGATGGTCGATCGGGTCCTGAAAGAAATTCTGGAGACCGAACCAAAATTCCATCCCTACATCCTGATGTCCTGGATTGAAGGCCCCAGTGGCCAGGCCAGCGAAGCCGATGAAAAACTACAGATGATGGACAAGGTAATCACGGCTATACCGGACAGCTTCCAGGCCTACGACATGAAGGCGGAACTGCTCTCCCGTCTCGGCCGCTACGACGAGGCTCTTCAGACCTGCAAGCCGGACGTGTTCCCCCCCGACGAAATTCCACTCGCTCTGCGTGGCCGGTCCGCCTGGGTGCTCGGCTCGCAGAATCGTCTCGACGAAGCCATCGCCGCGATGAAAACGCTTCTCGAAGAAGATCCCGAATATTACTGGGGCTGGCAGCAACTGGCGAACTGGTACGATTCCACGGGAAACCATCAGGAATATCTGTCGGCCGCGGAAAGTCTGGTCAAATTGGATCCGGGCAACCCCGCCTCCCACGCCTATCGCGGCGAGGCCAAACTCTACGGCGGCGACCGCCGGGGCGCCAAAGTCGATTTTCAGAAAGCCTTCGAACTCGACAACAGCTACGCTTTCGCAGGTCTGCATCTGATCGACGAACAACTGGCCGACGGTGAACTGGAAGCGGCCAACGGTACGCTGGCCCGCCTGCAGGAACACAACGATGGACCCTACATCCGCTTGCGAGCGCTGCGACTCGCGGCTCGCAAGAAGGACGCCGAGGGCTGCCGGGATATCTTCCGCAGCCTGGCTCTCGACGAAAATGCCCCGGCCATGGTCGTCAACAAGATGATCGAATCGCTTCAACAGTCGGGTTACAAAGCCGAAGTCGATAACTGGCTCACCGAATTGATCGATGAGCCCGAAGCGACGCCAATAGTCGGTAAGCTCTGGATCGAACATAAAGCGGCCCAGAACGACTACGACTTCGAAAGTAAACTTCCCGAACTGATGGAACGGGGCGAAATCGGTCAGGAAGCGGTCTTCGCCGCCGTGGAAGCCTGCGCCAAACCGAACCAGCGAACCCGGTTGGACCGTCTATTGGAAAAGTACCGTCCCACGTTGGAGCGGGACAACCGCGGCTGGGCCAAGGTGGCGCTGGCCTACGAAGCAGTGAACGAGTTGAAAGAGGGAGCTAAGTGGATTGAAGACTGGCCAAATCGCCAGCCGGAATCTCCCTGGATCTTCCATCCCCCGGCCCTGATCCTACGGGCTTTGGGACAGTACGAGCAGGCCGAAGAGATCACGCGCCGGGCTCTCGATCTGGACGATGAGGACAGCAGTGTGCCCGAATTCCGGGTCTGGCTGGCTTTCGAAGAAACCTTGCGGGGTAAAACCGAGGAGGCCAACGCTCAGTTGAAGTTATCCAACGTTCAACAACTGAGCGATACCGCCCGGATAATT